In Plasmodium relictum strain SGS1 genome assembly, chromosome: 4, a single window of DNA contains:
- the PK7 gene encoding protein kinase 7, putative, whose product MEEILNNYPNVFQLHKYIKENIKFINDYKIIRTLSQGKLNKIILCEKDNKLYVLKKYNKKWLEKKRDFYKNTNNKVILKSKFDDLKTELQILIDINNEYCLSCDGIITDYNKIYVLNEYMENESILKFDEFFYVLDKEEMFFIPIVVIKCIIKNILKSFLYIHKTKNICHRDVKPSNILLNKNGRIKLCDYGESQYMFNKKIKGTKGTYEFMPPEFFSKESCYDGEKVDIWSLGICLYALFYRVLPFRAKNSLIQLFNDIGKGEIEYHKDRNYFLFQLTKKKCDCSSNSLTNEDINFLKCILKKNPNERYTSEQALKNNWLSDVNYKYIEDYSKEIYKKKNKL is encoded by the exons atggaagaaatattaaacaaTTACCCAAATGTTTTTCAACTTCACaagtatataaaagaaaacattaaatttattaatgattataaaattatcagAACATTAAGTCAAG GaaaattaaacaaaataatattatgtgaaaaagataataaattGTATGtacttaaaaaatataataaaaaatggttagagaaaaaaagagatttttacaaaaatactaataataaagttattttaaaatCTAAGTTTGATGATTTAAAAACAGAATTACAAATTTTaattgatataaataatgaatattGTTTAAGTTGTGATGGAATTATAACAGATTATAACAAGATTTATGTTCTAAATGAATATATGGAGAATGAgagtatattaaaatttgatgagtttttttatgttttagaTAAAGAAGAAATGTTTTTTATTCCTATAGTTGTTATAAAatgtataattaaaaatattttaaaatcttTCCTATACATtcataaaacaaaaaacatTTGCCATAGAGATGTTAAACcttctaatattttattaaacaaaaatgGCAGAATTAAATTATGTGATTATGGAGAATCACAATAtatgtttaataaaaaaataaaaggaacaaaa ggTACATATGAGTTTATGCCACctgaatttttttctaaagaaTCCTGTTACGATGGTGAAAAAGTGGATATTTGGAGTTTAGGAATATGCTTATATGCTTTATTTTATCGTGTTTTGCCATTTAGAGCGAAGAATTCATTAATTCAATTATTCAATGATATAGGAAAAGGGGaaattgaatatcataaagatagaaattattttttatttcaattaacaaaaaaaaaatgtgattGTTCTAGTAACTCCTTAACAAACGAAGATATCAACTTTTTGAAAtgtattctaaaaaaaaatccaaATGAAAGATATACTTCTGAACAAGCATTA aaaaataattgGCTTAGTGACgtaaattataaatacatTGAAGACTATTCtaaagaaatttataaaaaaaaaaataaattataa
- the SIS1 gene encoding protein SIS1, putative: protein MGKDYYSILGVSKDCTTNDLKKAYRKLAMMWHPDKHKDVKSKKEAEEKFKNIAEAYDVLSDEEKRKIYDTYGEEGLKGSIPTGGSTYVYSGVDPSELFSRIFGSDSQFSFTSAFDEDFSPFSTFVNMTSRKARPSTNTNINSNNYNKPATYEVPLSLTLEELYSGCKKKLKITRKRFMGAKSYEDDNFVTIDVKAGWKDGTKITFYGEGDQLSPMAQPGDLVFKVKTKAHDRFLRDSNHLIYKCPVPLDKALTGFQFIVKSLDNRDINVRVDDIVTPKTRKIVANEGMPSSKHPGMKGDLIVEFDIVFPKSLTSEKKRIIREVLANTF, encoded by the exons atggGAAAG gaTTATTATTCTATATTAGGAGTTAGTAAAGACTGTACAACAAATGATTTGAAAAAAGCTTATAGAAAATTAGCCATGATGTGGCACCCTGATAAGCATAAGGATGTTAAATCAAAAAAGGAAGCAGAagagaaatttaaaaatatagctGAAGCTTATGATGTTTTATCTGATGaagaaaagagaaaaatttatgataCATATGGAGAAGAAGGGTTAAAAGGATCAATACCTACTGGAGGAAGTACATATGTTTATAGTGGAGTAGACCCATCAGAGTTATTTAGTAGAATATTTGGATCAGATAGTCAATTTTCCTTTACATCAGCATTTGATGAGGATTTTTCTCCTTTTTCTACTTTCGTCAACATGACTTCAAGAAAAGCAAGACCATCTACTAATACAA ATATAAATTCTAACAACTATAACAAACCAGCAACATATGAGGTACCTCTTTCTTTAACATTAGAAGAATTATATAGTggatgtaaaaaaaaattaaaaataacaagaAAAAGATTCATGGGAGCGAAAAGTTATGAAGATGATAATTTTGTAACAATAGATGTAAAAGCAGGATGGAAAGATGGAAcaaaaattactttttacGGAGAAGGGGATCAATTATCCCCCATGGCCCAGCCAGGAGATTTAGTTTTTAAAGTAAAAACAAAAGCACATGATCGTTTTTTAAGAGATTCaaatcatttaatatataaatgtccAGTACCACTTGATAAAGCTTTAACTGGTTTTCAATTTATTGTAAAATCATTAGATAACAGAGATATAAATGTAAGAGTAGACGATATAGTAACACCCAAAACAAGAAAAATAGTAGCAAATGAAGGAATGCCTTCTTCAAAACATCCTGGTATGAAAGGAGACTTAATAGTAGAGTTTGATATTGTATTTCCTAAAAGTTTAACTAGtgaaaaaaagagaataatAAGAGAAGTATTGGCAAacactttttaa
- a CDS encoding Leu/Phe-tRNA protein transferase, putative, with amino-acid sequence MSAYENLKNDTNKLTGEIKNENEKVEKRKIVEGNVIYRDNENDAKSNEESNQRGNIKNKDEQNDISDQKNETSGDKRRIIKLDDDVNINKIIEKISKEEPEMLTKIFNLMKNNNCLNFYPLLTPYHNIEKIVDILIEENYEHENTWCVHCDASFICQLFYEGFIPVASKQKVYKIENYETKIYKECLLIPKIHYIRSCMHPSEIHISKKVKKKCKNFYITIDKDFDGVIEGIVEKHGQNWLYPFVQKEFKKIFEKSITYKNVQMHSVEVWYEDKLVAGEIGNTVGSIYTSLTGFQRKSCAGTIQLCALAKLLEYQKFQLWDLGMLLPYKKEIGSKEIPMKEFFNKHRVFKYQNAEFKVPFKEKLNCSVLIKGTQNNLDKTD; translated from the coding sequence atgagtgcttatgaaaatttaaaaaatgatacaaacaaattaactggtgaaattaaaaatgagaaTGAAAAAgttgaaaaaagaaaaatagtgGAAGGTAATGTTATATATAGGGATAACGAAAATGATGCTAAAAGTAATGAAGAAAGTAACCAAAGaggaaatattaaaaataaggaTGAACAAAATGATATAAGTGACCAGAAAAATGAAACAAGTGGAGATAAAAGAAGAATAATAAAGCTTGATGACGatgtaaatataaacaaaattatagaaaaaatatcaaaGGAAGAACCAGAAAtgttaacaaaaatatttaatttgatgaaaaataataattgctTAAACTTTTATCCTTTACTTACTCCATATcataatattgaaaaaattgttgatattttaatagaagaaaattatGAACATGAAAATACTTGGTGTGTACATTGTGATGCATCATTTATTTGTCAGTTATTTTACGAAGGTTTTATACCAGTAGCAAGTAAGCAGAAAGtttataaaatagaaaattatgAAACTAAAATATACAAAGAGTGTTTATTAATTCCGAAGATTCACTATATTAGATCATGTATGCATCCTAGTGAAATacatatttcaaaaaaagtaaaaaaaaaatgcaaaaatttttatataactatAGATAAAGATTTTGATGGTGTTATAGAAGGGATAGTAGAAAAGCACGGGCAAAATTGGTTATATCCATTTGTtcaaaaagaatttaaaaaaatttttgaaaaaagtaTAACTTATAAAAATGTTCAAATGCATTCTGTTGAAGTTTGGTATGAAGATAAATTAGTAGCAGGTGAAATTGGAAATACTGTAGGATCTATTTATACTAGCTTAACAGGTTTTCAAAGAAAAAGCTGTGCTGGTACTATTCAATTATGTGCTTTAGCCAAATTATTAGAATATCAAAAATTTCAGTTATGGGATCTTGGGATGTTGTTACCttataaaaaggaaattgGATCAAAAGAAATTCCTAtgaaagaattttttaacaAGCATAGAGTTTTTAAATATCAGAATGCTGAATTTAAAGTTCCATTTAAAGAGAAATTAAATTGTAGTGTTCTTATTAAAGGTACTCAGAATAATTTGGATAAAACAGATTAA